Proteins found in one Paenibacillus borealis genomic segment:
- a CDS encoding helix-turn-helix transcriptional regulator, which translates to MKIDRLLSIVILLLNRPLIQAKELADMFEVSVRTIYRDIDSINTAGIPVVTYQGAGGGIGLMQGYRLDRNVLSERELADIFGALQSVSSYGGEGHQLLMEKISSVIPPSQTAAFRSKTTQMIVDLSPWGLMGPLEERISLLKEALEENAVISFEYISAEGRSSTRTVEPYTLVLKGQSWYLYGFCTERRDFRLFKLLRMKALVKEKQHYTRQDLPLKELPWTDGWKEPQNIQPIRLHFAPEGKHLAEEYFDAEELQQDSSGGYTLTVSYPENDWLYGFLLSFGTVLEVLGPEHIRRRMGELAGGVAAKYAGSLAQPQPEASPARTP; encoded by the coding sequence GTGAAAATAGACCGTCTCCTCTCCATTGTCATTCTGCTGCTGAACCGGCCGCTGATTCAGGCCAAGGAGCTGGCCGATATGTTCGAAGTGTCTGTACGCACCATCTACCGCGATATAGACAGCATTAATACCGCAGGTATTCCTGTCGTCACGTATCAGGGAGCCGGGGGCGGCATCGGCCTCATGCAGGGCTACCGGCTGGACCGCAATGTTCTGTCCGAGCGTGAGCTGGCTGATATCTTCGGCGCGCTGCAAAGCGTCTCTTCTTATGGCGGGGAAGGTCACCAGCTGCTAATGGAGAAAATCAGCAGTGTGATTCCGCCTTCCCAGACTGCCGCCTTCCGCAGCAAAACCACCCAGATGATCGTCGATCTCTCCCCTTGGGGGCTGATGGGCCCGTTGGAGGAGCGGATCAGCCTCCTTAAAGAGGCGCTGGAGGAAAATGCCGTCATCTCCTTCGAATACATCTCGGCCGAGGGCCGGTCAAGTACGCGCACCGTTGAACCTTACACGCTCGTGCTCAAAGGACAAAGCTGGTACTTATACGGCTTCTGCACAGAACGCCGGGATTTCCGGCTCTTCAAGCTGCTGCGGATGAAAGCGTTGGTGAAGGAGAAGCAGCACTATACCCGCCAGGATCTTCCGCTGAAGGAGCTGCCCTGGACGGACGGCTGGAAAGAACCGCAGAATATCCAGCCGATCCGGCTGCACTTTGCACCGGAGGGCAAACATCTGGCAGAAGAGTATTTCGACGCTGAAGAGCTTCAGCAGGATAGCAGCGGCGGGTATACCCTTACCGTGAGTTATCCCGAGAACGACTGGCTGTACGGCTTCCTGCTAAGCTTCGGAACCGTGCTGGAGGTGCTTGGGCCGGAACATATCCGCCGCAGAATGGGCGAGCTGGCCGGAGGCGTTGCAGCTAAGTATGCCGGCAGTCTGGCGCAGCCGCAGCCGGAGGCATCTCCGGCACGAACGCCATAA
- a CDS encoding MFS transporter: protein MTTNAGSLTGRNKGYRRLFAAGLINGIGDRFSSIAMLALVLHLTGSGMAVGISLGVRVLPYLFMAPLGGMLAGRLPRKTVMMAVDFLRVPVALSLLWVDGESMLWLVYAGSFVMAAGEAIYSPVRKSSIPLLAAPEDLLRINGLEQLLNGCVLIVGAFTGGVISLYFGPDMAFIMNAVSFLAAGLLIRGIHYPKQVLAGDAGRESTPHAEGGNHTLGLSAKRTRRRALRTVIGGSLALQIVFCYELLVPVINGWDNVLISVYAVQVFHTGDSGVGAFYAALGIGLSLSFFAGRLFRKGLMAVALGGLLLEGILLMMISASGHFAAAFLLYILLSLAGGTGNACLDTLVMRETPPPLQPAVFGLLAAVSGTLLGLSMLGAGWLLDYVEPRMLGFAGGAGFAVIALLLGGYFLLHSKWNKRYRES, encoded by the coding sequence ATGACTACAAATGCCGGATCACTTACGGGGCGCAATAAAGGATATCGAAGGCTGTTTGCAGCCGGGTTAATCAATGGCATCGGCGACCGCTTCAGCAGTATTGCCATGCTGGCTTTGGTGCTTCATTTAACCGGGTCGGGAATGGCTGTAGGAATATCTCTTGGCGTGCGGGTGCTGCCTTATCTGTTCATGGCTCCGCTGGGAGGGATGCTGGCTGGCAGACTGCCGCGCAAAACGGTCATGATGGCTGTAGACTTCCTGCGTGTGCCGGTAGCTTTGTCTTTGCTCTGGGTAGACGGGGAGAGTATGCTGTGGCTGGTGTATGCCGGGAGCTTTGTAATGGCAGCAGGTGAGGCCATCTATAGTCCGGTGCGCAAGTCTTCCATCCCGCTGCTGGCAGCGCCGGAGGATTTGCTGCGGATTAACGGGCTGGAACAGCTTTTGAACGGCTGCGTGCTAATTGTTGGCGCCTTTACCGGAGGGGTTATCTCGCTGTACTTCGGTCCGGACATGGCTTTTATTATGAATGCTGTGTCGTTCCTGGCGGCCGGATTGCTGATAAGGGGGATTCATTATCCCAAGCAGGTACTTGCCGGAGATGCAGGCCGGGAGTCAACACCGCATGCTGAAGGCGGAAACCATACCTTAGGCTTGTCTGCCAAAAGGACACGGCGGCGGGCGCTGCGCACAGTCATTGGAGGCAGTCTGGCACTGCAGATTGTGTTCTGCTATGAATTACTGGTGCCGGTAATCAATGGCTGGGACAATGTGCTGATCAGCGTATATGCTGTGCAGGTATTTCATACCGGAGACAGCGGGGTAGGGGCGTTCTATGCGGCGCTTGGCATCGGGCTCAGCCTGAGTTTCTTTGCCGGCCGCTTATTCCGCAAAGGGCTCATGGCGGTAGCGCTCGGCGGCCTGCTGCTCGAGGGCATTCTGCTCATGATGATTAGCGCCAGCGGCCACTTCGCTGCAGCATTTCTGCTGTATATTCTGCTATCTTTGGCCGGAGGGACCGGCAATGCCTGTCTGGATACGCTGGTGATGAGAGAGACGCCGCCTCCGCTGCAGCCGGCCGTATTCGGCCTGCTGGCGGCAGTAAGCGGAACCTTGCTGGGCCTGTCCATGCTGGGGGCCGGCTGGCTGCTTGATTATGTGGAGCCCAGAATGCTGGGATTCGCGGGCGGGGCGGGTTTTGCTGTCATTGCCTTGTTGCTGGGAGGTTACTTTCTGCTGCATAGCAAATGGAATAAGCGGTATAGGGAGTCCTAA
- a CDS encoding DedA family protein, with translation MEMLKWIQELFASYGYSVLFLGLLLEFIALPFPGETTMAFAGFLSYTGRLDFFTLVVVAFAGTTVGMTITYFIGLKLGLPFIQRYGKWFMFSPAKLEKTQRWFERYGSVLISIGYFVPGVRHFTGYFAGIIALPFRKFAMYAYGGALFWVLLFLGIGKIFGPQWMGIFHLMETYALWIALIAAVIAALIVMYRYRNAIRLRLSRRKAAAPLEAEVNVKVKVKVKETSKSR, from the coding sequence ATGGAAATGCTGAAATGGATACAGGAATTGTTCGCCAGCTATGGATACAGCGTATTGTTCCTTGGGCTTTTGCTGGAATTCATTGCCCTTCCTTTCCCCGGGGAGACTACAATGGCCTTCGCCGGGTTCCTGTCCTACACCGGAAGACTCGATTTCTTCACATTGGTTGTCGTAGCATTTGCAGGGACCACAGTAGGCATGACCATTACTTATTTCATTGGGCTTAAACTCGGCCTGCCCTTCATCCAGCGCTACGGCAAATGGTTCATGTTCTCTCCGGCCAAGCTGGAAAAGACACAGCGCTGGTTCGAGCGGTACGGCAGCGTGCTGATCTCCATCGGTTACTTCGTTCCGGGTGTCCGCCATTTCACCGGCTACTTTGCCGGCATTATCGCACTGCCTTTCCGCAAATTCGCAATGTACGCCTATGGCGGCGCATTGTTCTGGGTACTTTTATTCTTAGGAATCGGCAAAATCTTCGGACCGCAGTGGATGGGCATTTTTCATTTAATGGAAACCTATGCCCTCTGGATTGCCCTCATCGCTGCAGTTATTGCCGCGCTGATAGTGATGTACCGATACCGGAATGCCATCCGTCTCCGGCTGTCCCGGCGCAAAGCCGCGGCTCCGCTTGAGGCGGAAGTCAACGTAAAGGTCAAGGTCAAGGTCAAAGAAACCTCCAAGAGCCGCTGA
- a CDS encoding polysaccharide deacetylase, which translates to MLEVEKMKESRENPIRRFIMRGLLIMAVLLSMSAFGGEGESPASWRTFSLQAEAGLAAPLLSKNNPPDVPVQDLPPAGVKNAEAKPLQPRSPGDSAYTEAADPQASALQKVSDAAVTTNQEAKPGKKTRVVYLTFDDGPSAVTPQVLKILQEQGVKATFFVLGEQAASRPEMINAIWEQGHAIGNHTYNHNYHDLYSGFTEFWRQIKQTEETVRGITGVRPQLVRAPGGTFGHFDNTYFYLLKQAGYEVMDWTVDSGDSSRRGVPAAEIVQNSVAELDSPSVVLLLHDGSGHEQSAKALPAIIERYKAAGYEFGLLDAQSAPVQFRVSAQAAALQRVKPSTAWISANIVPNAELFAPGKPLALEVGRLETVLKPGEYNFRDGQYSVPLRAAVERLGGQVGWDTATRSGKVSWNGRTVTLNSKKQQIEIVQPDGAVELKTANIQLIGSSLWVSLRDLLEATGHPPLEASVNAEERRVKAL; encoded by the coding sequence ATGCTGGAGGTAGAGAAGATGAAGGAAAGCCGGGAGAATCCTATCCGCCGGTTTATTATGCGCGGGTTGCTTATTATGGCAGTACTACTGAGTATGTCGGCCTTTGGGGGCGAAGGGGAATCCCCGGCTTCATGGAGGACATTCTCCCTGCAGGCTGAAGCGGGCCTTGCAGCACCACTACTCTCTAAGAATAATCCTCCGGATGTCCCGGTGCAAGATTTGCCGCCGGCTGGCGTCAAGAACGCGGAAGCAAAGCCGCTGCAGCCCCGTAGTCCGGGGGATTCCGCTTATACGGAAGCTGCCGATCCGCAAGCTTCCGCCCTACAGAAAGTATCGGACGCTGCGGTCACAACTAATCAGGAAGCTAAACCCGGAAAGAAAACGCGGGTTGTCTATCTCACATTCGATGACGGCCCGAGTGCGGTTACTCCCCAGGTGCTTAAGATATTGCAGGAGCAGGGGGTGAAGGCTACCTTCTTCGTGCTGGGCGAGCAGGCTGCCAGCCGTCCTGAAATGATCAATGCAATCTGGGAACAGGGACACGCCATCGGTAATCATACCTATAATCACAATTATCATGATCTCTATAGCGGGTTCACGGAGTTCTGGCGTCAGATCAAACAGACAGAGGAGACGGTCAGAGGCATCACAGGTGTCCGCCCGCAGCTGGTCCGTGCACCGGGAGGCACTTTTGGCCATTTTGACAATACTTATTTTTATCTGCTGAAGCAAGCGGGCTATGAAGTGATGGACTGGACCGTAGACAGCGGAGACTCCAGCCGCCGGGGAGTGCCTGCTGCAGAGATTGTGCAGAATTCGGTTGCTGAGCTGGATTCTCCGAGTGTTGTCCTGCTGCTGCATGACGGATCGGGGCATGAGCAGAGTGCCAAAGCGCTGCCGGCCATCATTGAACGTTACAAAGCGGCCGGTTATGAATTCGGCTTACTGGATGCACAGAGTGCGCCGGTACAGTTCAGAGTATCGGCTCAGGCAGCAGCGCTGCAGCGGGTGAAGCCGTCCACAGCCTGGATATCCGCCAATATTGTTCCGAATGCTGAACTGTTTGCACCCGGCAAACCGCTAGCTCTGGAGGTAGGCAGGCTGGAAACCGTCCTGAAGCCCGGAGAATACAATTTCCGGGACGGACAATATTCCGTGCCTCTCCGTGCCGCCGTGGAACGGCTGGGCGGGCAAGTCGGCTGGGATACAGCTACACGCAGCGGAAAGGTAAGCTGGAATGGACGAACAGTGACCCTGAATTCAAAGAAACAGCAGATTGAAATCGTCCAGCCGGATGGAGCAGTGGAGCTCAAGACAGCAAATATACAGCTCATCGGTTCCTCCCTATGGGTATCCCTGCGGGATTTGCTCGAAGCCACAGGACATCCGCCGCTGGAGGCCAGTGTAAATGCAGAGGAACGCAGAGTTAAAGCACTGTAA
- a CDS encoding DUF58 domain-containing protein, with the protein MTKGRVSSLSSSSLIDQIRYEYEKHDSTGNSAAVFLSRRRIRTTVQEWGRMLLLTAAVLGLYLWRGGESLLLLLSAGGIIISGGLLMQLCGPRRVAVHRIITPKRPSAGDTVTVEVQLSFASKIPLPWMIVADYWSGGSHQELLFPGFRRSFTYSYELKSVPRGIHQLYGCGVTWGDLPGLFTGGCQPEGRESFKVLPKALYLTGSLPDNRAMPGDRMLPARGKQGSAEAADIRDYAPGDPLSRIHWKNSARKGTLQSRVPEREAGQMTCIVLANSPEDYEVPYGALVPRGQRGTVMPAFERAVSAAMGLMLSAERSGSYLQLFSGGWPEGMPRHEGLGQIPGRVQDLLTEISPSGSQSLSRLLEDASRGWIPGMTVSVITGRLEEESARTIARFLVQGIKVELYYVWDQSSPGGGQAADTVRSTAGSRQTKDGFPESAQSYSTDNYSADSGGKQRTGGTISGSLMRLGARIHCLNVVSPAQGYKGAEHYGFPGKPTSN; encoded by the coding sequence ATGACCAAAGGAAGGGTGTCGTCCTTGTCCTCTTCATCATTGATAGATCAGATTAGGTATGAGTATGAAAAGCATGACAGTACAGGGAATTCTGCTGCTGTGTTCCTCTCCCGCCGGCGTATCCGCACTACTGTGCAGGAATGGGGGCGGATGCTGCTCTTAACAGCAGCTGTCCTGGGATTGTATCTGTGGCGGGGAGGGGAATCGCTGCTGCTGCTTCTGTCGGCGGGGGGGATTATAATATCCGGCGGTCTGCTTATGCAGCTCTGCGGTCCGCGGAGGGTAGCTGTTCACCGGATAATAACGCCCAAACGCCCTTCGGCCGGAGATACGGTAACTGTAGAAGTACAGCTTAGCTTTGCCTCCAAAATTCCGCTTCCCTGGATGATTGTTGCCGATTACTGGAGCGGAGGCAGCCATCAGGAGCTGCTGTTTCCCGGATTCCGGCGCTCCTTCACTTACTCGTATGAACTGAAATCTGTTCCCAGAGGGATACACCAGCTTTATGGTTGCGGCGTAACCTGGGGGGATCTGCCGGGATTGTTCACGGGCGGCTGCCAGCCGGAAGGCAGGGAGAGCTTCAAGGTGCTCCCGAAGGCGCTGTATCTGACCGGCAGCCTGCCGGATAACCGTGCGATGCCGGGAGACCGGATGCTTCCCGCGCGGGGGAAACAGGGCAGCGCAGAAGCGGCGGATATCCGCGACTATGCTCCCGGTGATCCGCTCAGCCGGATTCACTGGAAGAACAGCGCACGCAAAGGGACCCTTCAGAGCAGAGTGCCCGAGCGGGAAGCCGGGCAGATGACCTGTATCGTGCTTGCCAACAGTCCGGAGGATTATGAGGTTCCTTACGGTGCTCTGGTACCGCGCGGGCAGCGCGGAACGGTAATGCCTGCTTTTGAGCGGGCCGTATCGGCAGCAATGGGACTGATGCTCTCTGCGGAACGTTCCGGCAGCTACCTGCAGCTCTTCAGCGGCGGCTGGCCGGAAGGGATGCCCAGACATGAAGGTCTGGGTCAAATTCCCGGCAGGGTACAAGACCTGCTGACGGAAATATCCCCGTCCGGCTCTCAGAGTCTCAGCAGGCTGCTGGAGGACGCTTCGCGGGGCTGGATTCCTGGTATGACGGTATCCGTCATTACCGGCCGGCTTGAAGAGGAGTCTGCCCGGACGATTGCCCGTTTTTTGGTCCAGGGAATTAAGGTCGAGCTGTATTATGTCTGGGATCAGTCCTCTCCAGGCGGCGGGCAGGCGGCGGACACGGTGCGGAGTACAGCCGGGTCCAGGCAGACTAAGGATGGCTTCCCTGAGTCTGCACAGAGTTATTCCACTGACAACTATAGCGCGGATTCCGGCGGCAAGCAGCGCACAGGGGGGACTATATCCGGAAGTCTGATGCGCCTCGGCGCCCGTATCCATTGTCTGAACGTTGTCTCTCCTGCACAAGGGTACAAGGGGGCGGAGCATTATGGATTTCCGGGCAAACCGACATCCAATTAG
- a CDS encoding transglutaminase domain-containing protein, whose translation MDFRANRHPIRVAPTDLDGPVISPGNNGRLETESSENSFADKRESSPLYYRGLFSLAILGMFTLWLLPLKRIAASAETEELLKILMLSAAGLLLWGCIQLPRILQACGQFLLIFLTWFYLCAANEGAVWLKLYAAEILEDTRLLLSGRISALSEDSRLLILVLGWGLLVSSVQQLALYRGSITLFTGVTLVYLLALDMVYAVDTAGDVLVSAGLILWMRALSGLLRLQERTGSKPLPYARWGIWAFSTAVAVTVAAWIGGQGLGARPVVPITLQPVLNKLENWAEAQRPGESAGPQTGSTGYNSGDGELGMPLSPSREAVFSVTAARASYWRGESVAYYDGRRWIRSGASYEPLNLTGLPVAGLETAGQQQLVQRIQFAWPSSGGLPLFNAGTAVDVQNVRLADGSQLGYVLANAEKSSFRLPEISGSAKVTEYTVKSVLPESDPAVLRKLQGSDPAQVSSLYLQLPAAMPERVGRLAEQLTAAADNRYDAAAAVADYLQSGYTYTLKTRVPPLGADFADDFLFGTRQGYCVHFATAMTVLLRSSGIPARYVQGYGPGTLVPGSMPQRYNVTGGDAHAWVEVYFPGAGWVPFDPTPAAVSAAAAGGAGTAAASAPPGARMSAAPAALPQAGGTAPAPLAAAALVLAAAIRWRRSLALLPAVRSAGRLGRERQLRAAALAWHGLAARYGPPLPGVTAREYADSLAIEDGRLRAAVRDFVRQWETLAYSSSAGGPAARGMPPRRGASGVVPQPPRPGASGVVPQPPPDGVSGAVPQSPHRGASGTIPHPPRPGAAASLPQPLRSGAPAQNAEAIDTAAFIAICLTITFRLT comes from the coding sequence ATGGATTTCCGGGCAAACCGACATCCAATTAGGGTTGCGCCAACAGACTTGGACGGCCCGGTAATTTCACCAGGGAACAACGGGCGGCTGGAAACGGAAAGTTCGGAGAACAGCTTCGCTGATAAAAGGGAGAGCAGTCCCCTGTATTATCGCGGGCTGTTCTCTTTGGCTATTCTGGGGATGTTCACCCTGTGGCTGCTGCCGCTCAAGCGGATCGCCGCATCGGCGGAGACGGAGGAGCTCCTGAAGATCCTGATGCTCTCGGCGGCAGGACTCCTGTTATGGGGCTGCATTCAGCTTCCCCGGATTCTGCAGGCGTGCGGACAGTTCCTCCTGATCTTCCTGACCTGGTTCTATCTGTGTGCGGCAAATGAAGGGGCTGTCTGGCTGAAGCTATATGCTGCAGAGATCCTGGAGGATACCCGTCTTCTCCTGTCAGGCCGCATCTCTGCATTAAGTGAGGACAGCAGACTGTTAATTCTGGTGCTTGGCTGGGGCCTATTAGTGTCATCTGTCCAGCAGCTGGCTCTTTACAGGGGCAGTATCACCTTATTCACAGGTGTAACTCTCGTATATCTGCTGGCGCTCGATATGGTCTATGCTGTCGATACGGCTGGTGATGTACTGGTCTCGGCGGGGCTGATTCTCTGGATGCGGGCATTAAGCGGGCTGCTCCGTCTGCAGGAGCGGACAGGAAGCAAGCCTCTTCCTTACGCCCGATGGGGAATATGGGCGTTCTCCACAGCGGTGGCCGTGACAGTAGCGGCCTGGATAGGCGGGCAGGGACTTGGTGCCCGGCCGGTGGTCCCTATTACGCTTCAGCCGGTTCTAAACAAGCTGGAGAATTGGGCAGAAGCGCAAAGGCCCGGAGAATCTGCCGGGCCTCAGACAGGCAGCACCGGCTATAATTCGGGAGACGGGGAGCTTGGTATGCCTTTGTCGCCCAGCAGAGAGGCCGTCTTCAGCGTAACCGCAGCCCGCGCTTCCTACTGGCGGGGGGAGAGTGTGGCTTATTATGACGGCCGGCGATGGATCAGAAGCGGGGCATCCTATGAACCGCTTAATTTAACGGGCCTCCCTGTTGCGGGGCTGGAAACAGCCGGGCAACAGCAGCTCGTCCAGCGGATTCAGTTCGCCTGGCCTTCTTCCGGCGGGCTTCCGCTCTTCAATGCAGGGACGGCAGTCGATGTACAGAATGTCCGGCTGGCCGACGGCAGCCAGCTTGGTTATGTGCTGGCGAACGCCGAGAAGAGCAGCTTCCGGCTGCCGGAGATTTCGGGGTCTGCCAAGGTGACGGAATATACGGTGAAGTCCGTGCTTCCGGAAAGCGATCCGGCTGTGCTGCGCAAGCTGCAGGGGAGTGATCCTGCACAGGTCAGCAGCCTGTACTTGCAGCTTCCCGCAGCAATGCCGGAGCGGGTAGGGAGGCTGGCTGAGCAGCTAACCGCTGCTGCGGATAACCGTTACGATGCCGCTGCAGCGGTTGCAGATTATTTGCAGAGCGGCTATACCTACACGCTGAAGACCCGTGTGCCGCCACTCGGTGCGGATTTCGCCGATGATTTCCTCTTCGGGACCCGGCAGGGCTATTGTGTGCATTTCGCCACAGCGATGACGGTCCTGCTGCGCAGCAGCGGCATTCCGGCCCGCTACGTCCAGGGCTACGGCCCTGGGACGCTTGTACCCGGCTCCATGCCGCAGCGCTATAATGTGACCGGGGGCGATGCGCACGCCTGGGTCGAGGTCTATTTCCCCGGCGCCGGCTGGGTCCCCTTTGACCCCACGCCCGCTGCTGTCTCCGCCGCCGCCGCAGGCGGGGCGGGCACGGCGGCTGCATCTGCGCCGCCGGGAGCCCGCATGTCCGCAGCGCCCGCCGCTTTGCCGCAGGCGGGCGGCACGGCTCCAGCGCCGCTTGCCGCGGCGGCGCTGGTGCTGGCTGCCGCCATCCGCTGGCGGCGCAGCCTGGCCCTGCTGCCGGCGGTGCGCAGCGCCGGCAGACTTGGCCGGGAGCGGCAGCTTCGCGCCGCCGCTCTGGCCTGGCACGGGCTGGCGGCGCGGTATGGGCCGCCGCTGCCCGGGGTTACCGCCAGGGAGTACGCAGACTCCCTGGCCATTGAGGACGGGCGGCTGCGCGCCGCCGTCCGGGACTTTGTACGCCAGTGGGAAACCCTGGCGTACAGCAGCTCCGCGGGCGGGCCTGCCGCCCGCGGGATGCCCCCGCGCCGTGGCGCATCCGGCGTGGTCCCGCAGCCCCCGCGCCCCGGCGCATCCGGCGTGGTCCCGCAGCCCCCGCCCGATGGCGTATCCGGCGCAGTCCCGCAATCGCCGCACCGTGGCGCATCCGGCACGATCCCGCATCCACCGCGCCCCGGCGCGGCAGCATCGCTCCCACAGCCCTTGCGCTCAGGTGCTCCTGCCCAGAATGCGGAAGCCATTGACACAGCAGCATTCATTGCTATCTGCCTGACGATTACATTCCGTCTGACCTGA
- the guaA gene encoding glutamine-hydrolyzing GMP synthase, translated as MNKPNEIIVVLDFGGQYNQLIARRIRDLGVYSELLPYNTPMEKIKALSPKGIVFSGGPSSVYAEDAPHVDPAIYDLGLPIFGICYGMQLMAQQQGGKVERASKREYGKADVEFAPSSVLAAGLESNQTVWMSHGDHVVELPEGFKLDAGTESAPIAAMSNDARKFFAVQFHPEVRHSVNGNEMISNFLYEVCGCEGKWTMESFIDDAVKDIRDKVGDKKVLCALSGGVDSSVVAMLIHRAIGDQLTCMFIDHGLLRKGEAESVMETFVGKFDIHVVKIDARDRFLGKLAGVSDPEQKRKIIGNEFIYCFDEESAKLGDFAFLAQGTLYTDIVESGTATAQTIKSHHNVGGLPEDMKFSLIEPLNTLFKDEVRKLGEELGMPHAIVWRQPFPGPGLAIRVLGEVTEEKLTIVRDSDFILREEIAKAGLDREIWQYFTALPNMKSVGVMGDERTYSYTVGIRAVTSIDGMTADWARIPWDILEKISVRIVNEVDNVNRIVYDITSKPPATIEWE; from the coding sequence ATGAACAAGCCAAATGAAATTATCGTTGTTCTGGATTTCGGGGGACAGTATAACCAGCTTATAGCGCGCAGAATTCGGGACCTGGGGGTATACAGCGAGCTTCTGCCGTACAATACACCAATGGAGAAGATTAAGGCACTGTCGCCAAAAGGGATTGTATTCTCAGGCGGGCCAAGCAGTGTTTACGCTGAGGATGCTCCGCATGTAGATCCGGCGATTTATGATCTCGGACTTCCGATCTTCGGGATCTGCTACGGCATGCAGCTGATGGCTCAGCAGCAGGGGGGCAAGGTAGAACGCGCATCCAAGCGGGAATACGGCAAAGCGGATGTTGAGTTCGCGCCTAGTTCCGTACTGGCAGCGGGTCTGGAGAGCAATCAGACAGTATGGATGAGCCACGGCGACCATGTTGTGGAGCTTCCGGAAGGCTTTAAGCTGGATGCAGGGACTGAGAGCGCTCCGATCGCAGCGATGAGCAATGATGCACGCAAGTTCTTCGCGGTCCAGTTCCACCCTGAGGTACGCCATTCCGTGAACGGGAACGAGATGATCTCGAACTTCCTGTACGAAGTTTGCGGCTGCGAGGGCAAATGGACGATGGAATCGTTTATTGACGATGCCGTTAAGGATATCCGCGACAAAGTCGGCGACAAAAAGGTGCTCTGCGCGCTTAGCGGCGGAGTAGATTCCTCTGTTGTGGCTATGCTGATCCACCGTGCCATCGGCGACCAGCTGACTTGTATGTTCATTGACCACGGCCTTCTGCGTAAAGGTGAAGCGGAGAGCGTTATGGAGACTTTTGTCGGCAAATTTGATATTCATGTAGTCAAAATCGATGCCCGTGACCGCTTCCTCGGCAAGCTGGCCGGTGTCTCCGATCCCGAACAGAAACGTAAGATCATCGGCAATGAATTCATCTATTGCTTCGACGAAGAATCGGCCAAGCTGGGTGATTTCGCATTCCTGGCGCAAGGCACACTGTATACAGATATCGTAGAGAGCGGTACAGCAACGGCTCAGACGATCAAATCGCACCACAATGTGGGCGGATTGCCTGAAGATATGAAATTCAGCCTGATCGAGCCGCTGAACACGCTGTTCAAGGATGAAGTCCGCAAGCTGGGTGAAGAGCTCGGAATGCCGCATGCTATCGTCTGGCGCCAGCCTTTCCCGGGTCCGGGTCTGGCGATCCGTGTACTGGGTGAAGTAACGGAAGAGAAGCTGACGATCGTTCGTGATTCTGACTTTATTCTGCGTGAGGAAATTGCCAAAGCCGGTCTGGACCGCGAGATCTGGCAGTATTTCACCGCATTGCCTAACATGAAGAGTGTTGGCGTAATGGGTGACGAGCGTACGTATTCCTATACCGTAGGTATCCGTGCGGTAACTTCCATCGACGGCATGACCGCTGACTGGGCGCGGATTCCGTGGGATATTCTGGAGAAAATCTCCGTACGTATCGTCAACGAAGTCGATAACGTGAACCGCATCGTGTACGACATTACTTCGAAACCGCCTGCAACCATCGAGTGGGAGTAG